The following proteins come from a genomic window of Citrobacter europaeus:
- a CDS encoding DUF2623 domain-containing protein, whose product MDNHFGKGLMAGLNASSADSARSVANFCADYKRGFVLGFSHRMFEKTGDRQLSAWEAGILTRRYGLDKEMVMDFFKENQSSTTIRFFMAGYRLEA is encoded by the coding sequence ATGGACAACCATTTTGGAAAAGGCCTGATGGCCGGATTAAACGCGTCAAGCGCGGATAGCGCGCGCTCGGTAGCCAATTTTTGTGCTGATTATAAACGCGGCTTTGTACTGGGATTTTCTCATCGAATGTTTGAAAAAACGGGCGATCGACAGCTCAGCGCCTGGGAGGCGGGGATCCTCACGCGCCGCTATGGGCTGGATAAAGAGATGGTTATGGATTTCTTTAAAGAGAACCAGTCCAGTACAACAATTCGTTTTTTCATGGCTGGCTATCGTCTCGAAGCTTGA
- a CDS encoding aldo/keto reductase, giving the protein MAWFANPERYEQMLYRYCGRSGLRLPALSLGLWHSFGHVQALDSQRALLRKAFDLGITHFDLANNYGPPPGSAEENFGRLLREDFAHYRDELIISTKAGYDMWPGPYGSGGSRKYLLASLDQSLKRMGLDYVDIFYSHRVDENTPMEETASALAHAVQSGKALYVGISSYSPDRTQKMAELMREWKIPLLIHQPSYNLLNRWVDSSGLLDTLESNGMGCIAFTPLAQGLLTGKYLNGIPEGSRMQREGKKVRGLTENMLTEENLTSLRLLNEMAQQRGQSMAQMALSWLLKDNRVTSVLIGASRPEQLEENVQALANLTFSAEELTQIDKHVADGKLNLWQASSDK; this is encoded by the coding sequence ATGGCCTGGTTTGCCAATCCTGAACGTTACGAGCAGATGCTCTATCGCTACTGTGGGCGCAGCGGTTTACGCTTACCCGCGCTGTCGCTAGGTTTGTGGCACAGTTTTGGGCACGTTCAGGCGCTGGATTCCCAGCGCGCCCTGCTGCGTAAAGCATTTGATTTAGGCATCACGCATTTTGATTTAGCCAATAACTATGGGCCGCCTCCGGGCAGCGCAGAAGAAAATTTTGGCCGCTTACTGCGCGAGGATTTTGCACACTATCGTGATGAACTGATCATTTCTACCAAGGCAGGCTATGACATGTGGCCAGGCCCATACGGTTCTGGCGGTTCGCGTAAATACCTGCTCGCCAGCCTCGACCAGAGCCTGAAACGCATGGGCCTCGACTATGTCGATATCTTTTATTCGCACCGCGTTGACGAAAATACGCCAATGGAAGAGACCGCCTCGGCTCTGGCCCATGCGGTGCAAAGCGGCAAAGCGCTGTATGTCGGCATCTCATCCTATTCCCCGGACCGTACGCAGAAAATGGCCGAGCTGATGCGGGAATGGAAAATTCCGCTGCTAATCCACCAGCCTTCCTACAACTTGCTTAACCGTTGGGTAGACAGTAGTGGTCTGCTGGATACGCTGGAATCCAACGGTATGGGCTGTATCGCATTTACGCCGCTGGCCCAGGGGCTGCTGACGGGGAAATACCTCAACGGCATTCCGGAAGGTTCCCGCATGCAGCGTGAAGGGAAAAAAGTCCGAGGGCTGACGGAAAACATGCTGACGGAAGAAAACCTTACCAGCCTGCGTTTGCTCAATGAGATGGCGCAACAGCGCGGACAGTCGATGGCGCAAATGGCCTTAAGCTGGTTGCTGAAAGACAACCGGGTCACTTCGGTATTAATTGGCGCCAGCCGACCGGAGCAACTGGAGGAGAACGTTCAGGCGTTGGCTAACCTGACGTTCAGTGCCGAAGAATTGACGCAGATCGATAAGCACGTTGCGGACGGAAAGCTGAACCTGTGGCAGGCCTCATCTGACAAGTAA
- a CDS encoding dienelactone hydrolase family protein encodes MSRLTAKDFPQELLDYYDYYAHGKITKREFLNLAAKYAVGGMTALALFNVLKPNYALATQVEFTDPDILAEYITYPSPEGHGDVRGYLVKPANATGNVPAVVVVHENRGLNPYIEDVARRVAKAGYIALAPDGLSSVGGYPGNDDKGRELQQQVDPVKLMNDFFAAIEYMQRFAGATGKVGITGFCYGGGVSNAAAVAFPELACAVPFYGRQVPAADVPKINAPLLLHYAQLDTRINEGWPAYEAALKANKKVYEAYIYPGVNHGFHNDSTPRYDKAAADLAWERTLAWFNKYLR; translated from the coding sequence ATGTCGCGTCTAACTGCCAAAGACTTTCCGCAAGAACTGCTCGACTACTATGACTATTACGCTCATGGAAAAATAACGAAACGCGAATTTCTCAATCTTGCGGCGAAATATGCAGTCGGAGGTATGACGGCGCTGGCGTTATTCAACGTGTTGAAACCCAATTATGCTCTCGCAACGCAGGTGGAGTTCACCGATCCTGATATCCTGGCGGAATATATTACCTATCCATCACCCGAAGGGCATGGCGATGTGCGGGGATACCTGGTTAAACCCGCTAATGCGACGGGGAACGTTCCGGCGGTTGTGGTGGTGCATGAGAATCGCGGGCTGAATCCGTATATTGAGGATGTGGCGCGACGGGTGGCGAAAGCGGGGTATATTGCACTCGCGCCTGATGGATTAAGTTCGGTGGGGGGATATCCTGGCAATGATGATAAAGGCCGGGAGTTACAGCAGCAGGTTGACCCGGTAAAGCTGATGAACGATTTTTTTGCCGCCATTGAATATATGCAGCGTTTTGCCGGCGCGACGGGAAAAGTGGGGATCACTGGTTTTTGCTATGGCGGTGGTGTGTCGAACGCCGCAGCCGTCGCTTTCCCTGAACTGGCCTGCGCGGTGCCTTTCTATGGTCGACAGGTTCCTGCGGCTGATGTCCCCAAAATAAACGCGCCTTTATTACTACACTATGCGCAACTAGATACCCGAATTAATGAGGGATGGCCTGCTTATGAAGCGGCACTGAAGGCTAATAAGAAAGTCTATGAGGCATATATCTATCCCGGCGTTAATCATGGTTTTCATAATGATTCGACACCGCGTTATGATAAAGCAGCTGCTGATTTAGCCTGGGAGCGTACTCTTGCATGGTTTAACAAATATTTACGATAG
- the metC gene encoding cystathionine beta-lyase: protein MADKQLETKLVHAGRSKKYTLGSVNSVIQRASSLVFDTVEAKKQATHNRANGGLFYGRRGTLTHFSLQEAMCELEGGAGCALFPCGAAAVANTILAFVEQGDHVLMTNTAYEPSQDFCTKILGKLGVSTGWFDPLVGAGIVKHIQPNTKVVFLESPGSVTMEVHDVPAIVAAVRRVAPDAIIMIDNTWAAGVLFKALDFGIDISIQAGTKYLIGHSDGMVGTAVSNARCWDQLRENAYLMGQMLDADTAYMTSRGLRTLSVRLRQHHESSVKVAEWLASHPQVARVNHPALPGSKGHEFWKRDFTGCSGLFSFVLNKKLNHEELAAYLDHFSLFSMAYSWGGFESLILANQPEHIAAIRPQGEVDFSGTLIRLHIGLENVDDLIADLAAGFARIE, encoded by the coding sequence ATGGCAGATAAACAACTTGAAACCAAACTCGTCCACGCAGGACGCAGTAAAAAGTACACGCTGGGCTCGGTAAATAGCGTGATCCAGCGCGCTTCTTCGCTGGTGTTTGACACCGTCGAGGCTAAAAAGCAGGCTACGCATAACCGGGCTAACGGTGGGCTTTTCTATGGCCGTCGCGGAACCCTGACGCATTTCTCCCTGCAGGAAGCGATGTGCGAACTGGAAGGCGGTGCAGGTTGCGCCTTGTTCCCCTGCGGCGCAGCGGCCGTTGCCAACACCATCCTCGCCTTTGTGGAGCAAGGGGATCATGTGCTAATGACCAACACCGCCTATGAACCCAGCCAGGATTTCTGCACCAAAATTCTCGGCAAGCTCGGCGTGTCCACCGGCTGGTTCGATCCGCTGGTTGGCGCCGGTATAGTGAAGCACATTCAGCCGAACACGAAAGTCGTATTTCTGGAATCTCCCGGCTCTGTCACTATGGAAGTGCATGATGTTCCAGCTATTGTTGCCGCCGTCAGACGCGTCGCGCCGGATGCTATCATCATGATTGATAACACCTGGGCTGCCGGGGTGCTGTTCAAAGCGCTGGATTTTGGTATCGATATTTCTATTCAGGCAGGTACCAAATATCTGATTGGTCATTCCGACGGCATGGTCGGCACGGCGGTATCTAATGCCCGCTGCTGGGATCAACTGCGCGAAAATGCCTATCTGATGGGGCAAATGCTGGACGCCGATACCGCCTATATGACCAGCCGTGGACTGCGTACGCTGAGCGTTCGCCTGCGTCAGCACCATGAAAGCAGCGTAAAGGTCGCCGAGTGGCTGGCCAGCCATCCGCAGGTCGCCCGCGTAAATCACCCGGCGCTTCCCGGCAGTAAAGGTCACGAATTCTGGAAGCGTGATTTCACCGGCTGCAGCGGCCTGTTCTCCTTTGTATTGAATAAGAAACTCAATCATGAGGAGCTTGCCGCGTATTTGGATCACTTCAGCCTGTTCAGCATGGCCTACTCCTGGGGTGGTTTTGAGTCGCTGATCCTCGCTAACCAGCCGGAACACATTGCCGCTATCCGTCCGCAAGGTGAGGTGGACTTCAGCGGAACGCTCATCCGTTTGCATATTGGTTTAGAGAATGTTGACGATCTAATTGCCGATTTGGCCGCAGGATTCGCCCGAATCGAGTAA
- the exbD gene encoding TonB system transport protein ExbD, protein MAMSFNENLDDNGEMHEINVTPFIDVMLVLLIIFMVAAPLATVDVKVNLPASTSTPQPRPEKPVYLSVKADKSMFIGNNQVTDDTMISELNTLTDGKKDTTIFFRADKTVDYETMMKVMDTLHQAGFLKIGLVGEETVKAK, encoded by the coding sequence ATGGCAATGAGCTTTAATGAAAACCTGGACGATAACGGTGAAATGCATGAAATCAACGTGACGCCGTTTATCGACGTTATGTTGGTTTTATTGATCATCTTTATGGTAGCCGCGCCGTTGGCAACGGTGGATGTGAAAGTGAATCTCCCTGCTTCCACCAGTACGCCGCAGCCGCGTCCGGAAAAACCGGTTTATCTGTCGGTAAAAGCCGATAAGAGTATGTTTATCGGCAATAATCAGGTGACGGACGACACCATGATTAGCGAATTAAATACGCTGACCGATGGGAAGAAAGACACTACGATTTTCTTCCGTGCGGATAAAACCGTCGATTATGAAACCATGATGAAAGTGATGGATACGCTGCATCAGGCGGGTTTCCTGAAAATTGGTCTGGTCGGTGAAGAGACCGTAAAAGCGAAGTAA
- a CDS encoding methyl-accepting chemotaxis protein — protein sequence MRLLKNFTIRIVMLAILGLFCLLWSGVGLFSLHSLSKISEGNDIDRHLVHQMTVLSQGNDQYFRFVTRLSRAMDVKMSGGTPDFAPAQQSLENMSKKLQEMKTLSPGPMDPEVAAAVLTKWQALLDNGVIPQMQLAQQGTLTAFAEHASTVTPALSREFGASAERFNTTAGERLDTTRVMVDGKTSIIRTLIITAVILGIALLFFTDRYLVAMMVKPLGRIRQQFQQIAQGDLSHPIEDFGRNCVGQLVPLLCAMQDSLREAVSTIRSGSDNIWRGATEISTGNNDLSSRTEEQAAALEETAASMEQLTATVKLNAENAREASQLADTATETAGKGSTLVSEVVETMDGIAASSKQIAEITSVINSIAFQTNILALNAAVEAARAGEQGRGFAVVAGEVRNLASRSAGAAKEIETLIGESSRRVDQGARLVKETGLTMEAILRGATEVTVIMKQIASASEEQNKGISQVSVAITQMDSVTQQNAALVEQVSAAAVALERQTEELQRSVQQFRLSANDVQYAAANTASPSADSKTSAAAKTDEWVSF from the coding sequence ATGCGTTTGCTGAAAAACTTCACTATTCGTATTGTCATGTTGGCAATACTGGGACTTTTTTGCCTGCTCTGGTCGGGCGTGGGTTTATTCAGTCTTCATTCTTTATCAAAAATATCTGAAGGCAATGATATTGACCGTCATCTCGTCCATCAGATGACGGTGCTCAGCCAGGGGAACGATCAGTACTTTCGTTTCGTCACGCGCTTGAGTCGCGCCATGGATGTCAAAATGAGCGGCGGAACGCCTGATTTTGCGCCAGCGCAGCAGTCCCTGGAGAACATGAGCAAAAAACTCCAGGAGATGAAAACGTTGTCTCCAGGACCAATGGATCCGGAAGTGGCCGCGGCGGTACTGACGAAGTGGCAGGCGCTGCTGGACAACGGCGTGATCCCGCAAATGCAACTGGCGCAGCAGGGCACGCTTACGGCCTTTGCGGAGCATGCCAGCACCGTTACGCCAGCGCTGAGCCGGGAGTTTGGCGCCAGTGCAGAACGCTTTAACACCACGGCAGGCGAGCGGCTTGATACCACGCGCGTCATGGTTGATGGTAAAACGTCTATCATCCGGACGCTAATCATTACCGCCGTGATCCTCGGTATTGCTCTCCTGTTTTTCACTGACCGTTACCTCGTCGCCATGATGGTGAAGCCGTTGGGACGTATCCGCCAGCAGTTCCAGCAGATTGCACAGGGCGACCTCAGCCATCCAATTGAAGATTTTGGTCGTAACTGCGTGGGCCAACTGGTGCCGTTACTATGCGCGATGCAGGACAGCCTGCGCGAAGCCGTCAGTACCATCCGTTCAGGTAGTGACAACATCTGGCGAGGTGCTACGGAAATTTCCACCGGCAACAACGATCTCTCCTCGCGAACTGAAGAACAGGCCGCTGCGCTGGAAGAGACCGCTGCCAGCATGGAGCAACTGACCGCCACGGTAAAACTGAACGCTGAAAACGCGCGTGAAGCCAGCCAGCTTGCCGACACGGCGACAGAAACGGCAGGTAAAGGGAGCACCCTGGTTTCAGAAGTGGTTGAGACGATGGATGGCATTGCCGCCAGCTCTAAACAGATCGCGGAAATTACCTCTGTTATTAATAGCATCGCTTTCCAGACCAACATTCTGGCGCTGAACGCGGCAGTTGAAGCCGCCAGAGCAGGCGAACAGGGACGTGGTTTTGCCGTCGTTGCCGGTGAAGTGCGTAACCTTGCCAGCCGCAGCGCCGGGGCGGCGAAAGAGATTGAGACGCTGATTGGCGAGTCGTCGCGTCGCGTCGATCAGGGCGCTCGTCTGGTTAAAGAGACGGGATTAACCATGGAGGCGATTCTGCGCGGCGCCACCGAAGTGACCGTCATCATGAAACAAATTGCCTCTGCCTCGGAAGAGCAGAACAAAGGCATCTCGCAGGTGAGCGTAGCGATCACCCAAATGGACAGCGTAACGCAACAGAACGCGGCGTTGGTAGAGCAGGTTTCCGCCGCGGCTGTGGCGCTGGAACGACAAACGGAAGAACTGCAACGCTCGGTGCAACAGTTCCGCCTCTCAGCGAATGATGTGCAGTACGCCGCCGCTAATACCGCTTCCCCTTCAGCAGACAGCAAAACGTCTGCGGCAGCTAAAACGGATGAATGGGTGTCCTTTTAA
- the hybO gene encoding hydrogenase 2 small subunit encodes MTGDNSLINSNGINRRDFMKLCAALAATMGLSSKAAAEMAESVSRPQRPPVIWIGAQECTGCTESLLRATHPTVENLVLETISLEYHEVLSAAFGHQVEENKHNALEKYKGQYVLVVDGSIPLKDNGIYCMVAGEPIVDHIRRAAEGAAAIIAIGSCAAWGGVAAAGVNPTGAVGLQEVLPGKTIINIPGCPPNPHNFLATVAHIITYGKPPKLDTKNRPTFAYGRLIHEHCERRPHFDAGRFAKEFGDEGHREGWCLYHLGCKGPETYGNCSTLQFCDVGGVWPVAIGHPCYGCNEEGIGFHKGIHQLAHVENQTPRSEKPDVNMKEGGNVSAGAIGLLGGVVGLVAGVSVMAVRELGRQQKKDNADSRGE; translated from the coding sequence ATGACTGGAGATAACTCTCTCATCAATTCGAACGGCATTAATCGCCGTGATTTCATGAAGCTTTGTGCAGCACTGGCCGCTACCATGGGGCTCAGTAGCAAAGCCGCCGCAGAAATGGCCGAATCAGTTTCTCGTCCTCAGCGCCCACCGGTTATCTGGATTGGGGCTCAGGAGTGTACGGGTTGTACTGAATCGCTACTTCGCGCGACACACCCTACAGTGGAAAACCTCGTTCTGGAGACCATCTCTCTGGAATACCATGAGGTGCTCTCCGCCGCCTTCGGCCATCAGGTTGAAGAGAATAAACATAACGCTCTGGAGAAGTACAAAGGGCAATATGTTTTGGTTGTAGATGGTTCTATCCCACTGAAAGACAATGGTATTTACTGCATGGTTGCCGGTGAGCCGATCGTGGATCACATTCGTCGGGCCGCAGAAGGCGCAGCCGCTATCATTGCTATCGGCTCTTGCGCCGCATGGGGTGGTGTTGCTGCTGCTGGCGTTAACCCAACGGGTGCCGTCGGCTTGCAGGAAGTTCTGCCAGGCAAAACCATCATCAACATCCCCGGCTGTCCGCCGAACCCGCACAACTTCCTCGCCACGGTCGCGCATATCATCACCTACGGTAAGCCGCCGAAACTGGATACCAAAAACCGTCCGACATTCGCCTATGGCCGTTTGATTCACGAACACTGCGAGCGTCGCCCGCACTTTGACGCAGGCCGTTTTGCGAAAGAGTTTGGCGATGAAGGTCACCGTGAAGGTTGGTGCCTCTACCATCTCGGCTGTAAAGGACCAGAAACCTACGGCAACTGCTCAACGCTGCAATTCTGCGATGTTGGAGGCGTATGGCCGGTGGCTATCGGTCACCCTTGCTATGGCTGTAACGAAGAAGGTATCGGTTTCCATAAAGGTATTCACCAGCTTGCTCATGTGGAAAACCAAACGCCGCGTTCCGAAAAACCTGACGTCAATATGAAAGAAGGCGGCAATGTTTCTGCCGGAGCGATTGGGTTGCTTGGTGGCGTAGTAGGACTGGTTGCCGGCGTCAGCGTGATGGCGGTTCGTGAACTGGGTCGTCAGCAGAAGAAAGATAACGCTGACTCACGGGGAGAATAA
- the exbB gene encoding tol-pal system-associated acyl-CoA thioesterase, with the protein MGNNLMQTDLSVWGMYQHADIVVKCVMIGLILASVVTWAIFFSKSLEFFTQKRRLKREQQLLAEARSLDRASEIAAGFDGKSLGAQLVYEAQNELELSEGSDDNEGIKERTGFRLERRVAAVGRHMGRGNGYLATIGAISPFVGLFGTVWGIMNSFIGIAQTQTTNLAVVAPGIAEALLATAIGLVAAIPAVVIYNIFARQIGSYKAMLGDVAAQVLLLQSRDLDLNASASAHPVRAAQKLRVG; encoded by the coding sequence GTGGGTAATAATTTGATGCAGACGGATCTTTCCGTCTGGGGTATGTATCAGCACGCCGATATCGTGGTTAAGTGCGTGATGATTGGGCTGATTTTGGCGTCAGTGGTCACCTGGGCTATCTTCTTTAGTAAGAGCCTTGAGTTCTTTACTCAGAAACGCCGCCTTAAGCGTGAGCAGCAACTGCTGGCGGAAGCCCGCTCTTTAGATAGGGCAAGTGAGATTGCCGCAGGATTCGATGGCAAAAGCCTGGGCGCACAGTTGGTTTATGAAGCGCAGAACGAACTGGAACTGTCAGAAGGCAGCGACGACAACGAAGGTATCAAAGAGCGTACCGGCTTCCGTCTGGAGCGTCGTGTGGCGGCGGTAGGCCGTCATATGGGTCGCGGTAACGGATACCTGGCCACTATCGGGGCTATCTCTCCATTCGTGGGTCTGTTTGGTACCGTATGGGGTATCATGAATAGCTTCATCGGGATCGCACAAACCCAAACGACCAACCTGGCCGTTGTTGCGCCGGGTATCGCAGAAGCGCTATTAGCGACCGCGATCGGTCTGGTCGCGGCAATTCCTGCGGTCGTTATCTACAACATTTTCGCACGTCAGATTGGCAGCTATAAAGCGATGCTGGGCGATGTCGCGGCACAGGTGCTGTTGCTGCAAAGTCGCGATCTGGACCTGAATGCTAGTGCTTCTGCGCATCCAGTACGTGCTGCGCAGAAATTACGTGTAGGATGA
- the hybB gene encoding Ni/Fe-hydrogenase cytochrome b subunit, giving the protein MSHDPKPLGGKIISKPVIIFGPLIVLCMLLIVKRLVFGLGSVSDLNGGFPWGVWIAFDLLIGTGFACGGWALAWAVYVFNRGQYHPLVRPALLASLFGYSLGGLSITIDVGRYWNLPYFYIPGHFNVNSVLFETAVCMTIYIGIMALEFAPALFERLGWKVSLKRLNKVMFFIIALGALLPTMHQSSMGSLMISAGYKVHPLWQAYEMLPLFSVLTAFIMGFSIVIFEGSLVQAGLKGNGPDEKSLFIKLTNTISVLLAIFVVLRFGELIYRDKLSYAFSGDLYSLMFWLEVVLMVFPLVVLRVTKLRNDSRMLYLSALSALLGCATWRLSYSLVAFNPGGGYHYFPTWEELLISIGFVAIEICAYIVLIRLLPILPPLKQNDQNRHEASKA; this is encoded by the coding sequence ATGAGTCATGATCCTAAACCGCTGGGCGGAAAAATAATCAGCAAACCGGTCATTATTTTTGGGCCGCTTATCGTCCTGTGTATGCTCCTGATCGTGAAACGTCTGGTCTTCGGATTGGGCTCAGTCTCCGATCTGAACGGTGGTTTCCCATGGGGTGTATGGATCGCGTTTGACCTGTTGATTGGTACCGGCTTCGCGTGCGGCGGTTGGGCGCTGGCATGGGCGGTGTATGTTTTCAACAGAGGACAATACCATCCGCTGGTACGTCCGGCGCTGCTGGCGAGCTTGTTTGGCTACTCGCTGGGTGGTCTGTCGATCACCATTGACGTTGGTCGTTACTGGAACCTGCCGTATTTCTACATTCCGGGCCACTTCAACGTGAACTCGGTACTGTTCGAAACGGCGGTCTGTATGACCATCTATATCGGCATCATGGCGCTGGAATTTGCTCCGGCTCTGTTTGAACGTCTGGGATGGAAAGTTTCTCTCAAGCGTTTGAATAAAGTGATGTTCTTTATTATTGCCCTCGGCGCGCTGCTGCCAACCATGCACCAGTCTTCAATGGGTTCATTGATGATTTCTGCGGGTTATAAGGTGCATCCGCTCTGGCAAGCTTATGAAATGTTGCCGCTTTTCTCCGTATTAACCGCTTTTATTATGGGCTTCTCGATCGTCATCTTTGAAGGCTCGTTGGTACAAGCCGGTCTGAAAGGTAACGGTCCGGACGAGAAAAGTTTGTTCATCAAGCTGACGAATACCATCAGCGTGCTGCTGGCGATTTTCGTGGTACTGCGCTTTGGCGAACTGATCTATCGCGACAAGCTGTCCTATGCGTTCTCAGGCGATCTTTACTCCCTGATGTTCTGGCTTGAAGTCGTGCTGATGGTCTTCCCGCTGGTGGTGCTGCGCGTCACTAAGTTGCGTAATGACTCGCGCATGCTGTATCTGTCTGCGCTGAGCGCATTGCTGGGTTGTGCAACATGGCGTCTGTCCTATTCGCTGGTGGCGTTCAATCCTGGTGGTGGCTACCACTACTTCCCGACCTGGGAAGAACTGTTGATTTCTATTGGTTTTGTGGCTATTGAGATTTGTGCATACATCGTACTCATTCGTCTACTGCCGATACTTCCTCCTTTAAAACAAAACGATCAAAATCGTCATGAGGCGAGCAAAGCATGA
- a CDS encoding cytoplasmic protein, which translates to MKDVEDNNVYLALDDHKSDEFVLKQNLAVLIANKNATLESVAQEIVSIPAALVRMKWQNRREIYALQAKEEIYGAAIEAIMEQQPELRDKIMARLESTYQHILKRETATLRLTRKLSEGNYEPTRITTVALDENR; encoded by the coding sequence ATGAAAGATGTTGAGGATAATAATGTTTATTTAGCTTTAGATGACCATAAAAGCGATGAGTTTGTCTTAAAGCAAAATTTAGCCGTGCTGATTGCCAATAAAAACGCGACGCTGGAAAGCGTGGCCCAGGAAATAGTTTCTATACCTGCCGCACTGGTGCGGATGAAATGGCAAAATCGCCGTGAAATTTATGCACTACAGGCTAAGGAAGAGATCTACGGCGCTGCGATTGAAGCCATTATGGAGCAGCAACCAGAACTGCGGGACAAAATCATGGCCCGACTGGAGAGTACTTACCAGCATATACTCAAGCGAGAAACGGCCACCTTACGCCTGACGCGTAAACTGTCTGAGGGGAACTACGAACCCACCAGGATAACAACGGTCGCACTGGATGAGAACAGATAA
- the hybA gene encoding hydrogenase 2 operon protein HybA has product MNRRNFIKAASSGALLLGAAPSISHAAAENRPPIPGSLGMLYDSTLCVGCQACVTKCQDINFPARNPEGEQTWSNNDKLSPYTNNIIQVWRSGTGVNKDQEENGYAYIKKQCMHCVDPNCVSVCPVSALKKDPKTGIVHYDKDVCTGCRYCMVACPYNVPKYDYNNPFGALHKCELCNQKGVERLDKGGLPGCVEVCPAGAVIFGTREELMAEAKKRLALKPGSEYHYPRQTVKAGDTYLHTVPKYYPHLYGEKEGGGTQVMVLTGVPYEDLDLPKLDDLSTGARSEHVQHSLYKGMILPLAALAGLTVLVRRNTKNDHHDGGDDHES; this is encoded by the coding sequence GTGAACAGACGTAACTTTATTAAAGCAGCCTCCAGCGGGGCATTGCTGTTGGGCGCTGCGCCGTCCATCAGCCATGCGGCTGCAGAAAACCGTCCGCCGATCCCAGGTTCTTTAGGGATGCTCTATGACTCAACGCTGTGTGTAGGCTGCCAGGCTTGTGTCACCAAGTGTCAGGATATCAACTTCCCTGCGCGTAATCCGGAAGGCGAGCAGACCTGGTCAAACAACGACAAACTGTCGCCGTATACCAATAACATCATTCAGGTGTGGCGTAGCGGAACAGGCGTTAACAAAGACCAGGAAGAAAATGGCTACGCATACATTAAGAAACAGTGCATGCACTGTGTCGATCCGAACTGCGTCTCCGTTTGCCCAGTCTCTGCGCTGAAGAAAGATCCAAAAACCGGCATCGTCCACTATGACAAAGATGTCTGCACAGGCTGTCGTTACTGCATGGTCGCCTGCCCATACAACGTGCCTAAGTACGACTACAACAACCCGTTTGGTGCGCTTCACAAGTGTGAACTGTGTAACCAGAAAGGGGTTGAGCGTCTGGACAAAGGCGGTTTACCGGGTTGTGTTGAAGTATGCCCTGCCGGTGCGGTGATTTTTGGTACGCGTGAAGAGCTGATGGCTGAGGCGAAAAAACGTCTCGCCCTGAAGCCGGGCAGCGAATACCACTATCCGCGTCAGACGGTGAAAGCAGGTGATACCTATCTGCATACGGTACCGAAGTATTACCCCCATTTGTACGGCGAGAAAGAGGGGGGTGGTACTCAGGTAATGGTTCTGACAGGTGTTCCTTACGAGGATTTGGATCTGCCTAAACTGGATGATCTTTCAACCGGTGCGCGTTCCGAACATGTTCAACATTCCCTGTACAAGGGCATGATATTACCCCTGGCTGCGCTGGCGGGCTTAACCGTGCTGGTTCGTCGTAATACGAAAAACGACCATCACGATGGAGGAGACGATCATGAGTCATGA
- a CDS encoding RNA helicase, with protein MNSIFYSVITLLLLTCGVLLLMRSANKNRETENGYSENQPEMLSKEEGEDHFSLLMNSITPVWYWRVNHEYIDFIHSTIKRMTMVELNETPGLFDAQRRCSDLNSAVYKYYDNIKKRCLSGEKVPHADLDVLNLRQCFREFSLEAYPALVALVWPEFQRPEIKAEEV; from the coding sequence ATGAACAGTATATTTTATTCTGTTATTACCCTGCTATTGCTTACCTGCGGGGTACTTTTGTTGATGCGCAGTGCAAATAAAAACCGAGAAACAGAAAATGGGTACTCTGAAAATCAGCCGGAAATGCTGAGTAAAGAAGAGGGGGAGGATCATTTTTCGCTACTGATGAATTCGATTACCCCGGTATGGTATTGGCGCGTTAATCACGAATATATCGATTTTATCCATTCGACGATCAAACGGATGACAATGGTAGAGTTGAATGAGACGCCAGGTCTATTTGATGCACAGCGGCGTTGTAGCGATCTCAACTCTGCGGTGTATAAATATTACGACAATATTAAAAAGCGCTGTCTGAGCGGTGAGAAAGTCCCGCATGCCGATCTGGACGTGCTCAACTTACGCCAGTGTTTCAGGGAGTTCAGCCTGGAGGCTTATCCTGCGCTTGTCGCGCTGGTGTGGCCGGAATTTCAACGTCCAGAGATTAAAGCGGAAGAGGTGTGA